Below is a window of Rattus rattus isolate New Zealand chromosome X, Rrattus_CSIRO_v1, whole genome shotgun sequence DNA.
TTTTGAGTTCCCAGTGGGTGTTGACACCTCCTGCTATACTCCTGAAATGCAGTATGCTACACTTCTAAGGAAGTACCCTGCACTCAAACTGCTATCAGTCTACTTCTGAGCTGCTGAGGTTAAGCAAGGCACTTAACCTCCATGCGTTTCAATTTTCTAAGTGGCTAACCCCCTTGGGGAGTTAGCTATAGATTCTGCCTCATTGtgattctttaaagaaataggaTCTTATACAGGTCAAATGTCTGCCTAGCATCTAGATGCTCCAGAAACATGAGTAGTTACTGTTATTCAATTAAGATGTATCCTGCCCAGTCCATAGCATGGTGTAGCTTGGTAtgcaagaatgaacaaatggttTGAGTTTCACTCATCCATCCCCTGAAtacttttttttgatattttcaaatttaaaccTTCTATAAATCTTTACAGATGCTACAGACTTTCATGAATTTCTTTTATCCACTTTCCATCTACCCCTCCAGCAACAATAAACCTTGGGGAGGAAGCAAAAGATCATATAGAATTCATTGGACTTTAGACAGTATAAAGGAACCAGTCAGGCTTAAAAAGGATGTACCCAACTATATGAGAAGACATTTTGCAGAAATCTATAGCAGACAGGGGTAAGAAGTAAACATTGGAAGCTCACAATCACATTACTATAAAAGGTTTTATTGTTTAATCATTCTTTCACCCCTTAGCCCCATTCAGTCACTTGTTCTGCTTTTCTGATCATTCTAAAAGTTGAATATAGTTCCCTCTATGGAAGATAAAAAAGCAATGTGAACATCAATATTTCTCAGCACGCCTTTATTAGGCACTATGTCACTGTGCCTGAAGTGCTGGTTTGCAACAAGTGAGATTTTTCCTAGGGCTCCACAGTGTAGTTCTTTTTCAAGATCACTGCGGTACTCATGGACTTGAAATGCCGCTGTCCATCTAAATACAACATGGACTCTGAAACACCAGAAAGACCCTTCTGAAGAAATTTGCAGCACTTTTTACACAACCATACAGGATAAATGACTATTTGGGAATAATAGGAAGACCAACACTGTATATGCAAAACCAGCTACAGGGATGCATTTTAGGGCTGGAGCTTTACAAATAAGCTGAGAGAAGACCCTGACTCCATCTCATTTTGCTGGCTGCACTAGTCTTTCATTATCAGTGGCTGCTTACAGTTTGCAACAGTTCTGCATACACAGCTTTGCAAAGCAACAACAGCCATTCCTGGGGGCCAAAAGGCATATTTGGCCTTCAGGGCTACAGAACTTCAAAACAACAATCTCCCGAAGACATGCTCTTGGACTAACAGGCTTGGACACACTGgtaagaataatttaaaagaagaggGTAAGAGGGCTAGGAATATAAATCAGTGGTAGTGCACATGTCTAGCTCATGTGAATCCCTGGGTTTAAGGATCATTTAAAGGCAGAGAGCTGAGACAGAGAGCTCAATGACAGAGTACTTGACTAAGATATGCAattccctgggctcagtcccatACCATAGGGGAGTGCTGGGGGTGGTATTGaaaatttcttcttctcattaGAAGGAAGCAATCATCACAGCTTACCTCCATATGTTCGGGGGAAAATCATGTACTTCTTTTTCTGACATGAATGTAAAATGAAAGACATTGGTGGTCATATGCTCACGACTGTCAAGAGAGGCCACTTCACTATGGACTCTGACTTGAATGTAATTGTCCTGGGTGAAGCATACCTAAAAGATTATAGATACAAGATTTTGTCAGTTGCTTTAAGAATGGGGAAGGAAACCAGTTataagagaaacacagaaggTAAAATCTTCTTTTCTAGacccaaataacaaaaaatactttTACCCCTCATGACACACCTacctgtgaagaaagaaagagcaatgaGCCAACTTCAACAGGTTTCTGAAACATGATATCATCTACTGTTACCACATAGGGTCAAACCACTATTGAGGAAAGCACAAATTAGAGGAATTgcaaaacccaggtcctcataatgccaaccaaccagagtttcaggaCTCAAACCactcacccaaagactatatatggactgacccagggctccaactgcatatatagcagaaaatagccttgttggggcactagtggatgggaaagcccttggtcttgctaaggatggacccccagtgcaggggaatatgggtgaGTAAGGGGGTTTGGATGGGGGGGGACCtgtatggaggaggaggaggggataagaaaaaaaaagaatccaatatAGTCTTagtatttataatttaataaatggaATTTACAAATAGGGGAAAAATCAGGTCTTAGTGTTTCCCTTAACAATTCACTGATGTAAAATAACaatgatcaaaaaaaaaatcaatgtaaagaaagaggaaattatCAATTCTAGCTACTGGGATATTCATTAAAGCAAAAGTGTGGAGCTGGATATGCACTAAATACAATGTATTGATCATAATATTATCTAGGAATATATAATGAAagttttacattaaaaaacattATCAGAGGCATCTGGCTTTGATTTCAGAAGGTGGTTTTCCTGATTTAGCCCATTAATTAAAGGCCTACTGAAAAAAATGTGGCatatgtaaaatggaaaagaaagtgaTTTTAGACCTGTAAGGTCGCAGTGTCATCTCTTACATTTGCCACTAGTATGATAATCTCTCCACCCCCAAGCCCACACAGatcttataaaaattaaaatcctatAGTATAGTTCATACACAGACtggtttaaaatgtttctttttagggAAATGGAGGAAGTCACTTCTCAGAAGGTAACTTAAGTCGAACTTACCCAAAACTACAAGCTGTAGCCCATGCAAGTTCATATGCTTTTCTCATAAGAAAACCACCAAAAATCCTATTGAAAATGTTTCGCTCCTATAAAACATAAATGACTATTAATAAATGTTTGTGGTTATCCttatatagaaaacaaagaaattaacaaTACTACAGAAACTGTCCATTTAAATGTGTGTCAAAGTTTAGACAATTATCATGAATGCAATTCAGCAAATTCAGAAGACTGCTCACAAAGTTCTAGTACCTGAGGGTGACAAATATCCAAGCTCTTGAGTTTTGTATCCTCCATCCACACTGCCTTAGGAGGCAAAATTCGACTCTGAAAACTTATAGTCCTGTACAAGTGGAGATGATTTAAATAAACCCTGTTACTGCCATGTTTTCACTGTCAAGAGGAAATAGGTTATAAACAAAAAGGTCAAAAAGACCTTGGACTTTTTCAACTTGGGAGTCTCACAATCTTAACTTACTTTGGATCCAGTGTGTTAAGAAACAGTTCATGTATGACATTCTTCTCCTCAGAATTAGGAGCTACTTTCAGTAATGAAGTGGTGCTAAAAGCAATCCTTCGGCTCTTGTTCACTGAAgtataagaaaatgaagatgtaTGATCAGAAAGGTCACCCCACAGCATCTAGAGTGCCTTGCAACCTACAAAGTATTTGTAAGATTCAAAATCCCACCAGAATAATTTATGCATATATCTAAGGGAAGGCCACAGTGATCATGTAAATTTTCTAGAGATGGAGCTGGGACATAGATCCATGGTAAAACACTTTTCTCACATGTACAAGGTGCTGGGTTCCAAACCAGCAacacaaaaaaaatcttaattttttccactgaggatcttttttctttttcttaaaaagattaTCTACCacagaacaccaatggcgtatgctctaagatcaagaatcgacaaatgggacctcataaaactgcaaagcttctgtaaggcaaaggacactgtggttaggacaaaacggcaaccaacaaattgggaaaagatctttacccatcctacatccaatagagggcttatatccaaaatatacaaagaattcatgaagttagactccagagagccaaataaccctattaaaaatggggtacagaactaaataaagaattctcagcttgggattatcgaatggctgaaaagcacctaaagaaatgtccaacatccttagtcatcagggaaatgcaaatcaaaacaacgctgagtttccacctcccaccagtcagaatggctaagatcaaaaactcaggtgaaggggttggggatttagctcagtggtagagcacttgcctagcaagcacaaggccctgggttcggtccccagctccaaaaaaaaaaaaaaaaaaaaaaaactcaggtgacaacagatgctgtcaaggatgtggagaaagcggaacacccctccattgttggtgggactgcagactggtataacctctgtggaaatcagcctggatgttcctcagaaaattggacattgcactagctgaggacccagctatacctctcctgagcatatacccaaaagatgctccaacatataacaaagacacatgctccactatattaatagcagccttatttctagtagccagaagctggaaagaacgcagatgcccttcaacagaggaatggatacagaaaatgtggtacatctactagtcgagtactactcagctatcaaaaacaatgacttcatgaaatttataggcaaatggatgaacctagaaaatatcctgagtgaagtaacccaatcacagaaaaacacatatggtatgccctcattgataagttgatattagtccaaatgctcaaattaccctagatgcacagaccatatgaaactcaaaaaggatgaccaaaatgcagatgcttcactccttctttaaaaggggaacaaaaatatccataagaggggatagggaggcaaagtttggagcagggactgaaggaacagccatccagagcctgccccacatgtggtccacatgtatacagccaccaaaactagataagatggatgaagcaaagaagtgcaggctgacaggaactggatgtagatctctcctgagagaagcAGCCataacatgtcaaatacagaggcaaatgccagcagcaaaccactagaccaagaatgggaccccccattggaggaattagagaaaggtccgaaggagctgaaggggcttgagaccccataagaacaacaatgccaaccaaccagagcttccaggaactaagtcactacccaaagactatacatggactgaccctgggctccaactgcataggtagcagtaaatagacttgttggggcaccagtggaaaagcccttggtcctgccaaggttggacctccagtgtaggggattgttgggggggatggggggaggatggggaggagaacacccatatagaaggggaaagggaggggttagagggctgatggacagaaatccaggaaagggaataacatttgaaatataaataagaaatacccaatttaataaaagttgaagaaaaacaaagataaaaaaagacaACTACCCATCTACCTAGCTATACACCTATCTATGTCTCTATTCttgggttttgaggcagggtttctctgtatagccttggctgtcctggaacttgctctctagaTCAGGCtttcctcgaactcagagatctgcttgcctctgcctctggctcccaagtgctatgattaaagatttattttatttttgttttatgtacattggtgttttgattgCATGTATGTCTTTATGAGAGTCAGTagtcctggaactagagttagagacagttgtgaactgctatgtacttgctaggaattgaacctgtgtccacTGGAACAGAagcagtactcttaactgctgagccatctgtccagtctGAGGATTTTCTTTCAGTTGGAAATTCTATCAGTTTACTATGAGAACACTGGTTATCATCCTGATCTATAGCCCTAATCTGATTAGTACTTAAACCACTAAGATATACTtcccatttcattaaaaaatagcTTTGTAAAGTAAATGGCTTTGTAACCATGCACATACTAGCAGCACTAAGTGGATTAAATGAGTTTAAAATAGAGTATAtgaacttgggagggaaaagagggcagtgggtggggagggaaagaaatgaagggggatggggggactggaccaaaacatatatatacatgtataaaattatcaagaaagaaatgaaaagacaaattGCTTCACTTAATACTGTGCCATCAATAAAATTGTTCAAAGCATGAGTTCCATTGGTAAGATACAATTAATTTTTCTATCAAAATTCACAGACAATATGATGctcagaaggaaaaccaaagaaaggagaacaaaatactcataagaggtagagggtgggagggacttgggagtaagagaggagggggagggggaaaaggggagcaGGGTCAGGTATGGGAGGAAACTGGGATGATAGACAGAGggacaggaatttgaacagaagtgtgtagcaatggggaaatGGGGAattgggggtagccaccagcaggtcccagatgccaggaaagcaagaggctcccaggacccaacagggatgagattagctgaaatgcccagcaaaggggagagagaacctgtcaaaaccatatctagaggttaggcatgTCCCCTGGTTGGaggatggggctacccactcaTCCAAAAATATTAgtccagaattattcctgtctaaaggaaatatggggacaaagtgtggagcagagatgaaggaaaggccatccagagacatggtgatccatcccatatgcatacacgaaacccagtcactattgctgatatcaagaagtgcttgctgagagaaGCATgacatagatgtctcctgagagggtctgccagagccctactgatacagatgaggatgcttgcagctaatcatcagtctgagcatggggaccacaatggaggagttagagaaaggactgaagcagctgaaggggtttgcaacccataggaagaacaatatcaaccaaccagacccccacagagctcgcagggactaaaccaccaaccaaagagtacacacggacagacccatggctccagctgcataagtagtagaggatggccttgttgggcaccaataggagggggaagccctggtcctgtgaaggctggaccctcagtgcatAGGGGAAATGCCAGGATGCTGAGTTGGGACTGGGTTGGTAGAAGggagagcatccttatagaaaGAGGGGTAGGaagtatgggagagggggtaaccagaaaaggggacaacatttgaaatgtaaatacataaaaaatccaattaaaaaatcttGGCATGGACAATACATTTGACTATTATAAGAAATCCATATAATCTTCAATAATCCCTTCTATAGTAAAATTAatagactttaatttttttatttgaccATAAACAAATTAACATACATTCTCCTTGTGTAAtaagttcttcttcttctttattttcagcAACAAGTGGATTTACAAATGCAGgcctaaagaaaacagaaaaatttagTTTAAGATATTGGtttgaatcacagaaaaacacacacggtatgcactcattgataagtggatattagctcaaatgctcaaattaccctagatgcacagaacacatgaaactcaagaaggatgacaaaaatgtggatgcttcactccttctataaaagggggacaagaatacccttgggagggaatgggtgtcGCGCCCAcgtcgaccggcaaggaagacgcaacaccgttggatccttcttaatcagcctttattgcaggaacaccttaTTGATGATatggggaccccgaggaacaaaggcacttgccttatatacaaaacagactgtagttgtaaatttgtccactggggattggtggagtatgaaataacctatttagcatgaatatcaccctggccttgtagatgttggaggtatgccaacacatgcgctgtaggtgtttaccacaaacgaccaccggatgtcagcgccatctttagccgctccctacaaatggggaggcaaagtttagaacagagactgaaggaacacccattcagagcctggcccacatgtggcccatacatatacagccacccaattagacaagatggatgaagcaaagaagttcaggccgacaggaaccggatgtagatctctcctgagagacatagccagaatacagcaaatacataagcgaatgccagcagcaaaccacagaactgagaacgggacccccattgaaggaatcagagaaaggactgaaagagtttgaaggggcttgagaccccatatgaacaacaaggccaactatccagagcatccagggactaatccactgcCCAAAGTCcttacatggaatgaccctgggctccaaccccataggtagcaatgaatagcccagtgtaagagcaccagtggaaggggaagcccttggtcccaagactgaacccccaggaacatgattgctggggggaggcggcaatggggggaggaaggaggggaaaccgATAAAGAAGGAGGGGCAGGGTTAGGGATGTTTTGCCCGAaaacccgggaaagggaacattccaaatgtaaataagaaatactcaagttaataaagattaaaaagaaaaaaaagaatctgagatTATTGACTTTCCCCTCGGGTATTCCAAAAGAATGAGGTTCTGAAGATCATGCCAGGATGGAAGCAGACTCCGGCTGGCCAGCGGACCAGATTCAAGGCTTTTGTCGCTATTGGGGAATACAATGGTCACGTTTGTCTTGGTGTTAAGTGTTCCAAGAAGGTTGCCACTGCCATCCAAGAGGCCATCATCTTGGCCAATCTTTCCATCATCCCTGTGTGGAGAGGCTACTAGGAGAACAAGATTGGCAAACCCCACACTGTACCATGCAAAGTGACAGAGACAGTTGTGGTTTGTGCTGGAAAGTATCTCATCCCTGccccagaggcactggcattgtcTTTGTTCCTGTGCCCAAAAAGCTACTGATGATGGCTGGTATAGATGACTGTTACACTTCAGCCAGGGGCTGCACTGCCACCCTGGGCAactttgccaaggccacctttgatgCCATCTCCAATACCTACAGctacctgacccctgacctctggaaagagactgtgttcaccaagtctccttatcaggaattcactgaccgtcttgtgaaaacccacaccagagtctctgttcagaggacccaCGCTCCAGCAAAACTAAGTGAATTAAgtctctttaaaagaaatgggCAAATGATCTCAATAACTCtcaacaaaagaaatagaagtggctaacaagta
It encodes the following:
- the Acot9 gene encoding LOW QUALITY PROTEIN: acyl-coenzyme A thioesterase 9, mitochondrial (The sequence of the model RefSeq protein was modified relative to this genomic sequence to represent the inferred CDS: inserted 2 bases in 1 codon; substituted 1 base at 1 genomic stop codon), with protein sequence MKRAAMRLWTLNKGLLTHGRGLAYGSENKICKPLHIQEVRNKLREIVGVSTIWRDHVKAMEERKLLHNFLATSQEALPPKKMKDSYIEVLLPLGSDPDLRDKYLTVQNTVRFGRILEDLDSLGVLVCYMHNQNHSTKMSPLSIVTVLVDKIDMCKYSLSPEQDIKFTGHVSWVGKTSMEVKMKMFQMHSDDKFWPVLDATFVMVARDSENKGPAFVNPLVAENKEEEELITQGELNKSRRIAFSTTSLLKVAPNSEEKNVIHELFLNTLDPKTISFQSRILPPKAVWMEDTKLKSLDICHPQERNIFNRIFGGFLMRKAYELAWATACSFGXVRPYVVTVDDIMFQKPVEVGSLLFLSSQVCFTQDNYIQVRVHSEVASLDSREHMTTNVFHFTFMSEKEVXMIFPRTYGESMLYLDGQRHFKSMSTAVILKKNYTVEP